Proteins co-encoded in one Spirosoma endbachense genomic window:
- a CDS encoding PVC-type heme-binding CxxCH protein, which yields MRTTFSFSAGPLFLATACLLYLAGQLIRQPNSTGASSPESEPIRQRSIVVGADSNTLYVPDDLEATLWAEAPMFYNPTNMDIDARGRVWITEAVNYRKFNNKPEKRLDHPEGERVMILEDTNGDGKADASKVFVQDPDLVSPLGIAIIGNKVIVSCSPNVVVYTDENGDDKPDRKEVLLTGFGGLDHDHSLHAVVAGPDGKYYFNTGNAGPHVVTDKDGWTLRSGSLYVGGTPYNKINHGNQVSDDGRVWTGGMALRVDPDGSGLKVMAHNFRNNYETALDSYGNMWQNDNDDQVVACRTSWLMEGANAGYFSSDGTRYWQADQRPGQTIPTAHWHQEDPGVMPAGDISGAGSPTGVVVYEGDELGAQYRGMLLSAEAGRNVIFGYKPEPWGAGFRLPRTDFISTFPKVDDNYKWNDVEKDTRKWFRPSDVSVGPDGAIYIADWYDPIVGGHQMQDSKGYGRIYRITPRGKNLKVPKIDLKSTQGQIAALLSPAVNVRMLGFEALQEQGDKVVEPVMALLSSPNPYHRARAIFLLAHLGSEGQFEVERLLKAIDAPVRLIALRALRSITPENSKSNPALTASQRALLPLLGNLSRDPSAAVRREVAIALRDVPFADCRLMLLNLVKGYDGQDRWYLNALGQAADGKEEALMADLRQTMPENPVEWDQRTANLVWELHPASMVSSLKKRAETPTLTADARRQAIVALGFIKSLPAAKAMVDLTKSADKEIADQANYWTGFRRGNDWATLLNWDEVMPIKIAAEEQKMLDKRQQLLDEHVTDAEKRKLAIEMSRDAEGAKVLIGLAADNKLSYDLIKVAGPGIRTNKDQTVRTMGKEYFPWKQQSPTASATAAVVTPSTPVVSSQNEPAKTTVSEPIALKIANSSEPDSPIAKIAMLTGDERAGRTVFRANCITCHRHGQQGNDIGPDLTQIHQKFDKNGLLDAIINPSAGIAFGYEPWLITTKGGQTYYGFLVSDGEQSVVIKGLKGQKHSIPTNQVFSRRQYKTSLMPDPTAMGLTNQQLADLSAFLLKQ from the coding sequence ATGAGAACAACCTTTTCCTTTTCGGCTGGCCCACTTTTCCTGGCAACAGCTTGTTTGCTTTATCTGGCTGGTCAATTAATTCGGCAGCCAAACTCCACTGGAGCATCTTCGCCCGAGAGCGAACCAATCCGGCAACGTAGTATTGTCGTCGGTGCCGATTCGAACACATTGTATGTACCCGATGACCTGGAAGCCACCTTGTGGGCTGAGGCTCCGATGTTCTATAATCCGACCAATATGGATATTGATGCCAGAGGTCGGGTTTGGATTACGGAGGCCGTGAATTACCGAAAATTCAATAATAAGCCGGAAAAAAGGCTCGATCACCCTGAAGGTGAGCGTGTCATGATTCTGGAAGATACCAATGGTGATGGAAAAGCGGATGCCAGTAAGGTGTTCGTGCAGGACCCGGATCTGGTATCACCACTTGGTATTGCTATTATTGGTAATAAGGTTATCGTATCGTGCTCGCCGAATGTAGTGGTTTATACCGACGAAAACGGAGACGACAAGCCCGATCGGAAAGAAGTGTTGCTGACCGGATTTGGTGGTTTAGATCACGACCACTCACTTCATGCCGTGGTAGCGGGCCCCGATGGCAAGTATTATTTCAATACGGGAAATGCTGGGCCGCACGTGGTAACTGATAAAGACGGATGGACACTTCGATCCGGTAGTTTATACGTCGGAGGAACGCCCTATAATAAGATCAACCATGGTAATCAGGTCAGTGATGATGGCCGCGTTTGGACGGGTGGTATGGCCCTACGCGTCGATCCCGACGGCTCGGGCCTGAAAGTTATGGCGCACAACTTCCGGAATAACTACGAAACGGCGCTCGACTCGTATGGCAACATGTGGCAGAACGATAACGACGATCAGGTGGTTGCCTGCCGCACAAGCTGGCTTATGGAAGGGGCTAATGCGGGCTATTTCAGCAGTGATGGCACTCGCTATTGGCAGGCTGACCAGCGCCCCGGCCAAACGATCCCAACGGCTCACTGGCATCAGGAAGATCCCGGTGTCATGCCTGCGGGCGACATTAGCGGAGCCGGATCACCAACCGGCGTGGTTGTGTATGAAGGCGACGAACTTGGTGCCCAATACCGGGGTATGCTGCTGAGCGCTGAAGCTGGCCGAAATGTTATTTTTGGCTATAAGCCTGAACCGTGGGGAGCCGGTTTCCGGCTGCCGCGCACAGACTTTATCAGTACATTTCCCAAAGTCGACGATAATTACAAGTGGAATGATGTTGAGAAAGATACACGCAAATGGTTCCGGCCAAGCGACGTGTCTGTTGGGCCTGATGGAGCCATCTACATTGCCGATTGGTATGATCCCATTGTGGGGGGGCACCAGATGCAGGATTCTAAAGGCTACGGGCGTATTTACCGGATTACGCCCAGAGGAAAAAATCTCAAAGTCCCTAAAATCGACCTTAAATCAACACAGGGGCAAATTGCTGCCTTGCTCAGTCCTGCCGTTAATGTTCGAATGCTGGGTTTTGAGGCACTTCAGGAACAGGGCGACAAAGTCGTCGAGCCAGTAATGGCCCTGTTGTCGTCGCCCAATCCGTACCATCGGGCGCGGGCAATTTTCTTACTGGCTCATCTTGGCTCTGAGGGCCAATTTGAAGTTGAGCGGCTGCTAAAAGCTATTGATGCGCCCGTACGGCTGATAGCCTTGCGGGCCTTACGGAGCATTACCCCGGAAAATTCGAAGAGCAATCCGGCGCTAACGGCATCGCAACGGGCTCTCCTACCCCTGCTCGGAAACCTTTCCCGTGACCCAAGCGCGGCTGTTCGGCGTGAAGTAGCCATTGCGTTACGAGATGTTCCGTTCGCCGATTGTCGACTTATGTTGCTGAACCTGGTCAAAGGCTACGACGGGCAGGATCGCTGGTATCTGAATGCATTGGGGCAGGCTGCCGATGGAAAGGAGGAAGCCCTCATGGCCGATCTGCGGCAGACCATGCCTGAGAATCCGGTTGAGTGGGATCAGCGCACGGCTAATCTGGTTTGGGAACTACACCCCGCTTCGATGGTTTCATCGCTGAAAAAACGAGCCGAAACACCAACCCTCACCGCTGATGCGCGTCGTCAGGCCATAGTCGCATTGGGCTTTATCAAAAGCCTGCCAGCCGCCAAAGCAATGGTCGATTTAACGAAATCGGCGGATAAAGAGATCGCTGATCAGGCAAACTACTGGACTGGTTTCAGACGCGGAAACGATTGGGCTACGCTTCTAAACTGGGATGAAGTCATGCCCATAAAAATAGCGGCTGAGGAACAAAAGATGCTGGATAAACGGCAGCAACTACTCGATGAACATGTGACAGACGCCGAAAAGCGAAAACTCGCGATCGAAATGTCACGCGATGCCGAAGGCGCTAAAGTGCTGATTGGCCTGGCGGCCGATAATAAATTGTCGTATGATTTAATCAAAGTTGCCGGACCCGGTATTCGTACGAATAAAGATCAGACAGTTCGTACAATGGGTAAAGAATATTTCCCCTGGAAACAGCAATCACCAACGGCTTCTGCTACGGCCGCTGTCGTTACTCCTTCTACGCCAGTTGTTTCGAGCCAAAACGAACCAGCTAAAACAACGGTAAGTGAGCCAATCGCACTTAAAATAGCCAATTCGTCAGAACCAGATTCGCCGATTGCTAAAATAGCGATGCTAACAGGTGATGAACGGGCAGGCCGAACCGTCTTCAGAGCGAATTGTATCACCTGCCATCGGCACGGTCAGCAGGGAAATGATATCGGGCCTGACTTAACCCAGATTCACCAGAAATTTGATAAAAATGGGCTACTGGATGCCATTATTAATCCAAGTGCTGGTATCGCATTTGGTTATGAACCCTGGCTCATTACCACTAAAGGTGGGCAAACCTACTACGGTTTTCTGGTTAGCGATGGAGAGCAGTCCGTTGTCATAAAAGGTCTCAAGGGGCAGAAACATTCAATTCCAACGAATCAGGTTTTTTCGCGTCGGCAATACAAGACCAGTCTCATGCCTGACCCTACAGCCATGGGGCTGACTAACCAGCAATTAGCTGATTTGTCGGCGTTTCTGTTAAAGCAATAA
- a CDS encoding sugar phosphate isomerase/epimerase family protein produces the protein MNRRNAIRYSLGAGLVGLSSPSWPTEAPQKSRFRIGACDWSIGPAGDSNSFAMAKKIGLDGVQVSLNTKADYEHLRRPDVLQAHKEAAHQAGVDFSGLAIGLLNEIPYKSDPRTEAWVQDSIDVAKSLGVKNILLAFFSNNDLKNDSKGTKVVIERLKAVAPKAEKAGIVLGIESWLSAPEHLAILEAVDSPAVKVYYDVCNSSVMGYDIFKEIRDLGKDQICEFHLKENGFLLGKGKVDLMKVRQALDDIGYSGWLQLEGAVPPGKPMLESYIENNKTVRSLFV, from the coding sequence ATGAATCGTCGCAACGCCATCCGATACTCGTTGGGTGCCGGTTTAGTGGGGCTTTCTTCCCCGTCCTGGCCAACGGAAGCTCCCCAAAAGAGCCGTTTCAGAATTGGTGCCTGCGACTGGTCGATTGGTCCGGCGGGTGATTCAAATTCATTTGCGATGGCCAAAAAAATTGGTCTTGATGGCGTTCAGGTTAGCTTAAACACAAAGGCTGATTATGAACATCTTCGTCGCCCCGATGTCCTGCAAGCACATAAGGAAGCCGCTCATCAGGCAGGAGTAGACTTCAGTGGTCTGGCCATTGGTTTACTCAACGAAATTCCGTACAAGTCAGATCCCCGAACCGAAGCCTGGGTGCAGGATAGCATTGATGTTGCCAAATCGTTAGGGGTAAAAAATATTCTGCTGGCGTTTTTCTCGAATAATGACTTGAAAAACGATTCGAAAGGCACAAAAGTTGTTATTGAGCGATTGAAAGCCGTTGCGCCAAAAGCCGAAAAAGCAGGTATTGTGCTGGGTATTGAGTCGTGGTTATCGGCTCCGGAGCACCTGGCCATTCTGGAGGCTGTGGATTCTCCGGCCGTAAAAGTCTACTACGACGTTTGTAATTCGTCGGTGATGGGCTACGATATTTTTAAAGAGATTCGGGATCTTGGAAAAGACCAGATCTGCGAATTTCATTTGAAAGAAAATGGCTTTCTGCTCGGCAAAGGTAAAGTAGACCTGATGAAAGTCAGACAAGCGCTGGACGACATTGGTTACTCGGGCTGGCTTCAACTGGAAGGTGCAGTGCCGCCGGGAAAACCGATGCTGGAAAGTTATATCGAAAATAATAAGACTGTGCGATCGCTGTTTGTGTAG
- a CDS encoding RNA polymerase sigma factor, with amino-acid sequence MQDEYALVEGCRRQDRIVQRQLYERFAGKLFVVCKRYIRDPDEAEDVLQDSFVKIYRYIDSFRFECPLEAWLKRIVINTALKQLRKLKPWENTADVQDLAPVLPQADESLPSLNYQYLLQLIQELPPGCRTVFNLYAIEGYNHPEIAEMLDIAEGTSKSQYARARGLLQQKLQSDGHPALGRP; translated from the coding sequence ATGCAGGATGAATACGCATTAGTCGAAGGATGCCGACGACAGGACCGGATTGTGCAGCGACAGCTTTATGAGCGATTCGCGGGGAAGCTCTTTGTCGTTTGCAAACGGTATATCCGTGATCCCGACGAAGCAGAAGATGTTTTGCAGGATTCGTTTGTAAAGATTTACCGATACATTGATTCATTCCGATTCGAATGTCCGCTGGAAGCATGGTTGAAACGTATAGTTATTAATACTGCCCTCAAGCAACTAAGAAAGTTAAAGCCCTGGGAAAATACCGCTGATGTGCAGGACCTGGCTCCGGTACTTCCTCAGGCCGATGAAAGTTTGCCATCCCTGAATTACCAGTATTTGCTACAACTCATTCAGGAGCTGCCGCCCGGTTGCCGAACGGTGTTTAACTTATATGCTATTGAAGGCTATAACCACCCCGAAATTGCTGAAATGCTCGACATTGCTGAAGGAACGTCGAAATCGCAATATGCCCGCGCTCGGGGTCTCTTACAACAGAAACTACAATCAGATGGGCATCCTGCATTGGGTCGACCCTAG
- a CDS encoding serpin family protein yields the protein MKTTLFSSLAAVITGVLVTAVGCTNSVVSPSPDAPTGDLRVSAPFANQTTQFAFDLAKRVNAQEGQAKNVFISPLSLHIALGMILNGANGQTAQEIQKTLKLDAQTLAEANKTYQNLMENLPIVDPKVTVSLANSVWYRNTFQVATSFQDVLKQEFKAEVSAQNFDDPSTVGKINAWASEKTNGRIPKVIDQIQPDNVMFLLNALYFKGDWKTQFKPEQTIDAPFKLASGGETTVRMMRLNSTIRQAFRQSYSAFELPYGDDKYAMTVLLPAESSTADNLLQNFSGSDWTQLQKDMAAGVLDFGLPKFTLTYEVKLNSVLSGMGMPTAFTDHADFTKMNANGGLTLSFVKQNTFVAVDEKGTEAAAVTTGGISTTSMPIPKLCDRPFVFVIHEKTSGTVLFVGKIADPTKTNS from the coding sequence ATGAAAACGACCCTTTTTTCAAGTTTGGCTGCTGTTATAACTGGTGTTTTAGTAACGGCCGTTGGTTGCACGAACAGCGTTGTTTCTCCTTCGCCTGATGCACCAACCGGCGATCTGCGCGTATCAGCTCCTTTCGCAAATCAGACTACTCAGTTTGCTTTCGATCTGGCGAAACGGGTAAATGCCCAGGAAGGACAGGCTAAAAACGTTTTTATCTCTCCACTAAGCCTTCATATCGCACTCGGCATGATTTTGAACGGTGCGAATGGACAGACAGCTCAGGAGATTCAGAAAACCTTGAAACTGGATGCGCAGACATTGGCAGAAGCCAATAAAACGTATCAGAATTTAATGGAAAATCTGCCCATTGTCGATCCGAAAGTAACCGTTTCACTAGCCAATTCGGTCTGGTATAGAAATACGTTTCAGGTAGCAACGTCTTTTCAGGATGTATTGAAACAGGAATTTAAGGCTGAGGTTTCGGCGCAGAATTTTGATGATCCGAGCACAGTTGGTAAAATCAATGCCTGGGCCAGCGAGAAAACGAATGGTCGAATTCCTAAAGTAATCGACCAGATTCAGCCTGATAATGTCATGTTTCTGCTGAATGCACTTTATTTTAAGGGTGACTGGAAAACCCAGTTTAAGCCCGAACAGACCATCGACGCGCCTTTCAAGCTGGCCTCGGGTGGTGAAACAACAGTACGCATGATGCGGCTCAACAGCACAATACGCCAGGCTTTTCGACAATCGTATTCGGCGTTCGAGCTGCCCTATGGTGATGATAAATACGCCATGACGGTTCTGTTACCGGCCGAATCCAGTACTGCTGATAATCTGTTGCAAAATTTCAGTGGCTCGGATTGGACTCAACTCCAGAAGGATATGGCGGCAGGCGTGCTGGATTTTGGCCTACCAAAGTTTACGTTGACCTATGAAGTCAAATTAAACAGTGTACTGAGTGGTATGGGAATGCCTACGGCCTTCACCGATCATGCTGATTTTACAAAAATGAACGCAAACGGTGGCTTAACGCTCAGCTTTGTGAAGCAGAACACGTTTGTTGCTGTTGATGAGAAAGGTACGGAAGCGGCTGCTGTTACAACGGGAGGCATTTCTACAACGTCAATGCCAATTCCTAAGCTCTGTGATCGACCATTTGTGTTTGTTATTCATGAAAAAACCTCAGGAACTGTGTTATTTGTTGGGAAAATTGCAGATCCAACAAAAACGAATTCATGA
- a CDS encoding META domain-containing protein, translating into MKNGLIISLLILVMTIGCGKRETEVAPLLANLVGTWKLIEPDSSYAITLQFAYDTRNPPIDITPYLASGKSSVNEYSARMFATIDGTMQINEVVSTEKAGPPAAMQFEQDYYAKLKTVARFESPTETQLRLYHGGPKAGVLVYKKVLTP; encoded by the coding sequence ATGAAAAACGGCTTAATCATCTCCCTGCTCATTCTTGTCATGACCATTGGATGTGGCAAACGGGAGACTGAAGTTGCTCCATTATTGGCAAATTTGGTTGGCACCTGGAAGCTGATCGAACCTGATTCTTCCTACGCCATCACGTTGCAGTTTGCTTATGATACGAGAAACCCGCCCATTGATATAACACCTTATTTAGCAAGCGGAAAATCATCGGTCAATGAGTATTCAGCACGGATGTTTGCCACTATTGACGGCACAATGCAGATCAATGAAGTAGTAAGTACGGAAAAGGCTGGTCCGCCCGCAGCGATGCAGTTCGAGCAGGACTACTACGCTAAGCTGAAGACTGTAGCCCGTTTCGAGTCACCAACCGAAACCCAGCTCCGTCTTTACCACGGTGGGCCGAAAGCGGGTGTTTTAGTCTACAAAAAAGTCCTGACCCCATGA
- a CDS encoding lipocalin-like domain-containing protein — protein MNRLRIAFSSLVLIALIFSCSEQPVCGCVFPESPLKGDWNLTKITYGLTQKTVTPAEAGYTETISFVNGSFKQSRNGIPVQTSAYTYAFPNGGISDGLIYYQTDTTQQSFRLSENKLFLSERSPRGVAIADGATYEYSR, from the coding sequence ATGAATCGCTTACGAATTGCCTTTTCTTCGCTCGTTCTTATAGCACTGATATTCAGTTGTTCGGAGCAACCTGTCTGTGGATGCGTGTTTCCAGAATCGCCATTAAAAGGTGATTGGAACCTTACAAAAATAACGTATGGGCTGACCCAGAAAACAGTCACACCAGCCGAAGCAGGTTATACCGAGACGATTTCGTTTGTTAATGGTAGCTTTAAGCAAAGTAGAAATGGGATTCCTGTTCAAACCAGCGCTTACACCTATGCATTTCCGAATGGTGGCATTAGTGACGGCTTAATTTATTATCAGACCGATACGACGCAGCAATCGTTTCGGCTATCGGAAAACAAATTATTTCTGTCAGAACGCAGCCCAAGGGGTGTTGCCATTGCTGATGGAGCAACGTATGAATACAGTCGATAA
- a CDS encoding LVIVD repeat-containing protein, producing the protein MKANRLLFLFVLSIFALTGCTDKCEETRTFKRFIPVTLTLRQVREGVRVEGARTLQNPGKIYTKDGYLFINEIKEGIHLIDNRNPASPQPVAFLRIPGNGDMAVRNNILYADSYMDLVAFDISDPTHPQEVSRVESIFSSGQFEGGSWSVNPQTVMLSDQRVEYVTETVKTDCDAVGQWANNCPNCFVFDALNSSSKSPSAPNTNGTAGSMARFALYDNFLYTVSQSDMQLFNIQNAAKPTPRSRISMGWGIETIFPYKDKLFIGSQTGMHIYDNANPANPVHLSTFQHARVCDPVVVHDNIAYVTLRDGTQCGGFTNQLDVVDITSLTNPRLLKSYPMQNPHGIGIDFPNLFICEGVHGLKTFDAQSALDIKQREHLTGMNAYDVIPLDKTLLMIGRDGLYQFDYTNPAQLRQISKIAVSRPY; encoded by the coding sequence ATGAAAGCGAATCGTTTACTTTTCCTGTTCGTACTATCTATTTTTGCGTTAACAGGTTGCACGGACAAATGCGAAGAAACCCGCACATTTAAACGCTTTATACCCGTTACGCTTACCCTGCGCCAGGTTCGCGAGGGTGTCCGTGTCGAAGGCGCCCGAACGTTACAGAACCCCGGCAAGATTTATACCAAAGACGGCTATCTGTTCATCAACGAGATCAAAGAAGGAATTCATCTCATTGATAACAGAAATCCTGCATCGCCACAGCCGGTAGCATTTTTGCGCATTCCGGGGAATGGCGATATGGCTGTCCGAAACAATATCCTCTACGCCGATAGCTACATGGATCTGGTAGCCTTTGATATCAGCGATCCAACCCACCCCCAGGAGGTGAGTCGTGTAGAGTCTATTTTCTCCAGCGGCCAGTTTGAGGGTGGTTCGTGGAGTGTCAATCCACAAACCGTTATGTTAAGCGACCAACGGGTCGAATACGTAACAGAAACCGTTAAAACCGATTGCGATGCCGTAGGGCAGTGGGCGAACAACTGTCCAAACTGTTTTGTCTTTGATGCGCTCAATAGTTCATCAAAAAGCCCATCGGCGCCAAATACCAATGGGACAGCCGGATCAATGGCCCGATTTGCCCTCTACGACAATTTTCTGTATACGGTAAGTCAGTCAGATATGCAACTGTTCAACATTCAGAATGCGGCTAAACCAACACCTCGTAGTCGCATTTCTATGGGCTGGGGCATAGAAACTATTTTCCCCTACAAGGATAAATTGTTTATCGGCTCACAGACAGGCATGCATATTTATGACAATGCGAACCCGGCCAATCCCGTCCATTTATCTACGTTTCAGCACGCCAGGGTATGCGACCCGGTTGTGGTTCATGATAACATTGCCTACGTGACCCTCCGCGATGGGACGCAATGTGGCGGTTTTACCAATCAATTAGACGTTGTCGATATAACCAGTCTGACGAATCCACGGTTGCTTAAAAGTTATCCGATGCAGAATCCACACGGCATAGGCATTGATTTTCCCAATCTTTTTATCTGCGAAGGTGTGCACGGCTTAAAAACGTTCGATGCGCAATCGGCTCTGGATATCAAACAACGGGAGCATCTGACCGGCATGAATGCCTACGATGTGATTCCGCTTGACAAAACACTGCTCATGATCGGTCGCGACGGACTCTACCAGTTCGATTATACGAATCCGGCCCAGTTGCGGCAGATCAGCAAAATTGCGGTAAGCCGGCCTTACTAA
- the typA gene encoding translational GTPase TypA translates to MQAIRNIAIIAHVDHGKTTLVDKIIHASKLFRDNQEFGDLILDNNDLERERGITIVSKNVSVRYKDVKINIIDTPGHSDFGGEVERVLKMADGVCLLVDAFEGAMPQTRFVLGKALSLGLKPIVIINKVDKENCRPDEVHEQVFDLMFNLGATEDQLDFPTVYGSSKQGWMGPDWKTPTDNITYLLDTIVEHIPSAPIREGLPQMQITSLDYSAFVGRIAIGRVHRGTLKEGANMALVKSDGSIKKVKIKELHTFEGLGKLKVSEVQCGDICAVTGIEEFEIGDTLTDAETPEALDRISVDEPTMNMLFTINNSPFFGREGKFVTSRHLRDRLYKEIEKNLALRVEATDSEDRFLVYGRGILHLSVLIETMRREGYELQVGQPQVLYKEDENGHKLEPVEILVVDVPEETAGKVIELATQRKGELLIMEPKGDLQHLEFEIPSRGLIGLRSNVLTSTFGEAVMSHRFKEYQPYKGAIPERINGSLISMTSGVATAYSIDKLQDRGSFFVEPGDEIYTGQVIGEHNRQNDIVVNVQTAKQLTNMRASGSDNNVKIAPKISFSLEESMEYIQKDEYLEVTPKAMRIRKIYLDENERKRNQNKFAMA, encoded by the coding sequence ATGCAAGCAATACGCAACATAGCAATCATCGCCCACGTCGACCACGGTAAAACTACCCTGGTTGATAAAATTATTCATGCGTCTAAGCTCTTTCGGGATAATCAGGAATTTGGCGACCTGATCTTAGACAATAACGACCTGGAACGGGAACGGGGTATTACCATCGTTTCTAAAAACGTATCGGTTCGCTACAAAGACGTTAAAATCAACATTATCGACACACCGGGCCACAGTGACTTCGGCGGTGAAGTTGAGCGCGTTCTTAAAATGGCCGATGGCGTTTGTCTGTTGGTGGATGCCTTTGAAGGTGCCATGCCGCAAACACGCTTTGTGTTAGGTAAAGCGCTCTCATTAGGGCTGAAACCCATCGTCATTATCAACAAAGTTGATAAAGAAAACTGCCGCCCCGACGAAGTACACGAACAGGTATTCGATCTGATGTTTAACCTGGGTGCCACCGAAGATCAGCTCGACTTCCCAACTGTTTACGGTTCGTCGAAACAGGGATGGATGGGGCCGGATTGGAAAACACCAACCGATAACATCACGTATCTGCTCGATACGATTGTTGAACACATTCCGTCGGCTCCGATCAGAGAAGGTCTGCCACAGATGCAGATTACTTCGCTCGATTATTCGGCTTTCGTTGGTCGGATTGCTATTGGCCGCGTACACCGCGGAACGCTGAAAGAAGGTGCCAATATGGCCCTTGTAAAGTCAGATGGATCGATCAAGAAAGTTAAAATAAAGGAATTACACACCTTCGAAGGGTTGGGTAAACTCAAAGTATCGGAGGTTCAGTGTGGTGATATCTGTGCGGTTACGGGTATTGAAGAGTTCGAAATCGGAGATACACTGACTGATGCTGAGACGCCAGAGGCACTTGATCGGATTTCGGTGGATGAGCCGACCATGAACATGCTGTTCACGATCAATAACTCGCCATTCTTCGGTAGAGAAGGAAAGTTTGTGACCTCCCGTCACCTGCGCGACCGGCTTTACAAAGAAATCGAGAAAAACCTGGCTCTGCGCGTCGAAGCAACTGATAGTGAAGACCGGTTCCTGGTATATGGTCGTGGTATTCTTCACTTGTCGGTATTGATCGAAACCATGCGTCGTGAAGGATACGAATTGCAGGTTGGTCAGCCACAGGTTCTTTACAAGGAAGATGAGAATGGCCACAAACTGGAACCCGTTGAGATCCTTGTTGTCGATGTACCGGAAGAGACTGCTGGTAAAGTAATCGAACTGGCTACGCAACGGAAAGGTGAACTGCTGATTATGGAACCGAAAGGCGATTTGCAACACCTGGAGTTTGAAATTCCGTCGCGTGGGTTGATCGGTCTGCGCTCGAACGTGCTGACTTCTACATTTGGTGAAGCTGTCATGAGCCACCGTTTCAAAGAATATCAGCCCTATAAAGGTGCAATTCCGGAGCGGATAAACGGTTCGCTGATTTCAATGACCAGCGGTGTAGCTACGGCTTACTCCATTGATAAACTTCAGGATCGGGGCTCTTTCTTTGTTGAACCCGGCGACGAAATTTATACGGGTCAGGTAATTGGCGAGCACAATCGCCAGAACGATATCGTTGTAAACGTGCAAACGGCAAAGCAATTGACCAACATGCGGGCCTCTGGTTCGGATAATAACGTTAAGATTGCACCGAAAATCTCGTTTTCTCTCGAAGAATCAATGGAATACATCCAGAAGGATGAATACCTGGAAGTAACGCCAAAGGCGATGCGAATCCGTAAAATCTACCTGGATGAGAACGAGCGCAAACGCAATCAAAATAAGTTCGCGATGGCATAG
- a CDS encoding gamma-glutamylcyclotransferase family protein, which yields MSDTSTFLFVYGTLRPTFDNAFSQYLRQRAHYMGDGWFPGQLLDLGSYPGAVYDRTSSATVRGTVYDIRKNSETVLTYLDYYEGVGSEFESPTEYIRAIVPVRCKGTLIDCWVYLYNHPSEDKTLIESGDYSHYLNQSR from the coding sequence ATGAGCGATACGTCTACTTTTCTGTTCGTGTATGGTACGCTGCGACCAACTTTTGACAACGCATTTTCCCAATATCTTCGTCAACGCGCCCACTATATGGGCGACGGCTGGTTTCCGGGTCAGCTTCTCGATCTGGGAAGTTATCCGGGTGCTGTTTATGACCGAACCAGCTCAGCAACAGTACGGGGAACCGTGTATGATATCCGTAAAAACAGCGAAACAGTGCTCACTTATCTGGACTATTATGAAGGAGTTGGATCAGAATTTGAGTCACCAACCGAATATATTCGGGCGATTGTTCCCGTTCGTTGTAAAGGCACCCTTATCGATTGTTGGGTATACCTTTATAATCACCCGTCAGAAGATAAAACACTCATTGAATCAGGTGATTACAGCCACTATTTAAACCAGTCAAGGTAA